A part of Streptomyces sp. NBC_01210 genomic DNA contains:
- the cobO gene encoding cob(I)yrinic acid a,c-diamide adenosyltransferase, whose protein sequence is MPQGQPSVVPDDGLTTRQRRNRPLVVVHTGIGKGKSTAAFGLALRAWNQGWPIGVFQFVKSAKWKVGEENALKVLGASGEGGPVDWHKMGEGWSWVQRDKQLNNEEAAREGWEQVKRDLAAETYQLYVLDEFAYPMHWGWVDTDEVISVLRDRPGTQHVVITGRNAPAELVGFADLVTDMSKVKHPMDTGQKGQRGIEW, encoded by the coding sequence ATGCCGCAAGGACAGCCGTCCGTCGTACCGGACGACGGACTCACCACCCGCCAGCGCCGCAACCGCCCGCTCGTCGTCGTCCACACGGGCATCGGCAAGGGCAAGTCGACGGCCGCGTTCGGGCTCGCGCTGCGCGCCTGGAACCAGGGGTGGCCGATCGGGGTGTTCCAGTTCGTCAAATCCGCGAAGTGGAAGGTCGGCGAGGAGAACGCGCTGAAGGTCCTCGGTGCCTCCGGCGAGGGCGGTCCTGTCGACTGGCACAAGATGGGCGAGGGCTGGTCGTGGGTGCAGCGCGACAAGCAGCTGAACAACGAGGAGGCGGCGCGCGAGGGCTGGGAGCAGGTCAAGCGCGATCTGGCGGCCGAGACGTATCAGCTGTATGTGCTGGATGAGTTCGCGTACCCGATGCACTGGGGATGGGTGGACACGGACGAGGTGATCTCGGTGCTCCGGGACCGGCCGGGGACGCAGCATGTGGTGATCACCGGCCGCAACGCTCCGGCGGAGCTCGTCGGGTTCGCCGATCTGGTGACCGACATGTCCAAGGTCAAGCACCCGATGGACACCGGTCAGAAGGGGCAGCGGGGCATCGAGTGGTAG
- a CDS encoding putative cobaltochelatase, producing the protein MSTPYPFTAIVGMDDLRLGLLLNAVSPAVGGVLVRGEKGTAKSTAVRALSALIPEVPVVSGCRFSCDPASPDPACPDGPHELGGGVARPARMVELPVGASEDRLVGALDIERALAEGVKAFEPGLLADAHRGILYVDEVNLLHDHLVDLLLDAAAMGASYVEREGVSVRHAARFLLVGTMNPEEGELRPQLLDRFGLTVEVAASREPDQRVEVVRRRLAYDDDPAGFAARWADEESALRARIVAARALLPDVRLGDGALRQIAATCAAFEVDGMRADIVMARTATALAAWAGRTEVLAEDVRQAALLALPHRRRRNPFDAPGLDENKLDETLEDFGDDDPELDPDPDPDGPGGGGQPPQGGPEVPPQGDGGQGEVPAQAEPAEGGTPQAGGGEQQPVGAAEPFRTKMLSVPGLGEGAAGRRSRARTEHGRTTGARRPQGALTKLHLAATMQAAAPHQRARGRSGRGLVVRRDDLRQANREGREGNLVLFVVDASGSMAARQRMSAVKGAVLSLLLDAYQRRDKVGLITFRGKDAEVALPPTSSVDAAAARLQTLPTGGRTPLAAGLLKAHDVLRVERMRDPSRRPLLVVVTDGRATGGVDPVALASRAARLHSAEGTAAIVVDCESGPVRLGLSSTLAVDLGGTAVTLDELRADSIAGLVRDVQTARRAA; encoded by the coding sequence ATGAGCACCCCATACCCCTTCACCGCGATCGTCGGCATGGACGACCTGCGGCTCGGGCTGCTGCTGAATGCCGTCTCCCCCGCCGTGGGCGGTGTGCTCGTGCGCGGTGAGAAGGGGACCGCCAAGTCGACCGCCGTACGTGCGCTTTCCGCGTTGATCCCGGAGGTTCCGGTCGTCTCCGGGTGCCGGTTCTCGTGCGACCCCGCGTCGCCGGACCCGGCGTGTCCCGACGGTCCCCACGAGCTCGGCGGCGGTGTGGCGCGCCCGGCGCGGATGGTCGAGCTGCCCGTCGGCGCGTCCGAGGACCGGCTCGTCGGTGCCCTCGACATCGAGCGGGCGCTGGCCGAGGGTGTGAAGGCCTTCGAGCCGGGGCTGCTCGCGGACGCGCACCGCGGGATTCTCTACGTGGATGAGGTCAACCTCCTCCACGACCACCTCGTCGACCTGCTGCTTGACGCGGCCGCCATGGGCGCTTCGTACGTCGAGCGTGAAGGCGTGTCGGTGCGGCACGCCGCCCGTTTCCTGCTCGTGGGGACCATGAACCCCGAAGAGGGCGAGTTGCGGCCTCAATTGCTGGACCGCTTCGGGCTCACCGTCGAGGTCGCGGCCTCGCGGGAGCCCGATCAGCGGGTGGAGGTCGTGCGGCGGCGGCTCGCGTACGACGACGATCCGGCCGGTTTCGCCGCTCGCTGGGCGGACGAGGAGTCGGCCCTGCGGGCCCGGATCGTGGCCGCGCGGGCGCTGCTGCCCGACGTCCGGCTGGGGGACGGCGCGTTGCGGCAGATCGCCGCGACCTGTGCGGCCTTCGAGGTGGACGGGATGCGCGCCGACATCGTGATGGCCCGTACCGCAACCGCGCTCGCCGCGTGGGCGGGGCGTACGGAGGTGCTCGCCGAGGATGTACGGCAGGCCGCTCTGCTGGCGCTCCCCCACCGGCGGCGGCGCAATCCCTTCGACGCCCCCGGCCTCGACGAGAACAAGCTCGACGAGACCTTGGAGGATTTCGGCGACGACGATCCGGAACTCGATCCGGACCCCGATCCGGACGGGCCGGGCGGGGGCGGGCAGCCGCCGCAGGGCGGGCCCGAGGTGCCGCCGCAGGGCGATGGCGGACAGGGCGAAGTGCCCGCGCAGGCGGAGCCGGCCGAGGGTGGTACTCCGCAGGCCGGCGGCGGTGAGCAGCAGCCCGTAGGGGCCGCCGAGCCGTTCCGTACGAAGATGCTGAGCGTGCCGGGTCTCGGCGAGGGCGCGGCGGGGCGCAGGTCCCGTGCGCGGACCGAGCACGGCCGGACGACGGGTGCGCGGCGGCCCCAAGGGGCGCTCACCAAGCTGCACTTGGCGGCGACCATGCAGGCCGCGGCCCCGCACCAGCGGGCGCGCGGGCGCAGCGGCCGGGGTCTGGTGGTCCGCCGGGACGATCTGCGGCAGGCGAACCGCGAGGGACGCGAGGGGAACCTGGTGCTCTTCGTGGTGGACGCGTCGGGTTCGATGGCGGCCCGGCAGCGGATGAGCGCGGTGAAGGGTGCGGTGCTTTCGCTGCTGCTCGACGCCTACCAGCGGCGCGACAAGGTCGGGCTGATCACCTTCCGCGGGAAGGACGCGGAGGTGGCGCTGCCGCCGACCTCGTCGGTGGACGCGGCCGCCGCTCGTCTTCAGACGCTGCCGACGGGCGGTCGTACGCCGCTGGCGGCCGGGCTACTCAAGGCGCACGACGTGCTGCGGGTGGAGCGTATGCGCGATCCTTCGCGCCGGCCGCTGCTGGTCGTGGTGACGGACGGCCGGGCGACGGGCGGGGTCGATCCGGTGGCGCTGGCGTCGCGTGCGGCGCGGCTGCACTCCGCCGAAGGGACCGCCGCGATCGTCGTGGACTGCGAGTCCGGGCCCGTACGGCTCGGTCTCTCGAGCACACTGGCCGTCGATCTCGGCGGCACCGCCGTCACCCTCGACGAGCTGCGCGCCGACTCCATCGCCGGGCTTGTCAGGGACGTTCAGACTGCAAGGAGGGCCGCGTAA
- a CDS encoding ZIP family metal transporter, translating into MAVFVALGAFLMTLFGGWTAQRVTDRRHLVLGLAGGLMLGVVGLDLLPEALEAAGNKVFGVPQGLLLFVGGFLAAHLVERLLAVRQAAHGADEDERVPQVGLTAAAAMVGHSLMDGVAIGAAFQVGGGMGAAVALAVIAHDFADGFNTYTITSLYGNTRRKAIAMLVADALAPIVGAASTLLFTIPAELLGSYLGFFGGVLLYLAAAEILPEAHHTHPARSTLLCTAGGVGFIWLLVGLAE; encoded by the coding sequence ATGGCGGTGTTCGTCGCGCTCGGCGCGTTCCTGATGACGCTGTTCGGCGGGTGGACGGCGCAACGCGTCACCGACCGCCGCCACCTCGTACTGGGCCTGGCCGGCGGGCTGATGCTCGGCGTGGTCGGCCTTGACCTGCTGCCGGAGGCACTGGAGGCGGCCGGTAACAAGGTGTTCGGGGTGCCGCAGGGGCTGCTGCTCTTCGTCGGCGGCTTCCTGGCGGCGCACCTGGTGGAACGGCTGCTGGCCGTCCGGCAGGCGGCGCACGGCGCGGACGAGGACGAGAGGGTGCCCCAGGTGGGGCTGACGGCGGCCGCGGCGATGGTCGGCCACAGCCTGATGGACGGAGTCGCCATCGGCGCTGCGTTCCAGGTGGGCGGCGGTATGGGCGCGGCCGTGGCGCTCGCCGTCATCGCCCATGACTTCGCGGACGGCTTCAACACGTACACGATCACCAGCCTGTACGGGAACACGCGGAGAAAGGCGATCGCGATGCTCGTCGCGGACGCACTCGCTCCGATCGTCGGCGCGGCGTCCACGCTGCTGTTCACGATTCCGGCCGAACTTCTGGGCAGCTATCTCGGCTTCTTCGGCGGCGTCCTGCTCTATCTCGCCGCGGCCGAGATCCTCCCCGAGGCACACCACACCCACCCCGCCCGCTCCACCCTGCTGTGCACGGCGGGAGGCGTGGGCTTCATCTGGTTGCTGGTCGGCCTCGCCGAGTGA
- a CDS encoding cobyrinate a,c-diamide synthase gives MVARLVIAAPSSGSGKTTVATGLMAAFVAAGLSVSPHKVGPDYIDPGYHSLATGRPGRNLDAYLCGTELIAPLFAHGAAGCDLAVVEGVMGLYDGAAGAGELASTAQVAKLLRAPVVLVVDASSQSRSVAALVHGFASWDPQVRIGGVILNKVGSKRHEELLREALDESGVPVLGVLRRVADVASPSRHLGLVPVAERRADAVAAVAAMAEVVRAGCDLEALLALARSAPALPDAPWDPGVASGGLVPHPAPSRSWGLRPQTPAPQSPEGLDCAARPTFSASPAFEARDPGRSPGYGKGRVGEQRRGPLLVAVAGGPAFTFSYAEHTELLAAAGAEVVTFDPLRDEQLPDGTRGLVIGGGFPEVYAPELSANDALRKAVAELAHSGAPVAAECAGLLYLTRALDGMPMCGVLDAEARMSQRLTLGYREAVAVSDSVLAAAGTRLHGHEFHRTVIEPAAGPGPAWGMHLPGRRVEGFVQHGVHASYLHTHWAATPSTARRFIERCGA, from the coding sequence GTGGTAGCACGTCTCGTCATCGCCGCGCCGTCTTCCGGCAGCGGCAAGACCACCGTCGCGACGGGCCTGATGGCGGCCTTCGTCGCGGCGGGCCTCTCCGTGTCCCCGCACAAGGTCGGCCCCGACTACATCGACCCGGGCTATCACTCGCTCGCCACGGGACGCCCGGGGCGGAATCTGGACGCGTATCTGTGCGGTACGGAGCTGATCGCGCCGCTGTTCGCGCATGGCGCGGCGGGCTGCGATCTGGCCGTGGTCGAAGGCGTGATGGGGCTGTACGACGGGGCGGCGGGAGCCGGTGAGCTGGCGTCCACCGCTCAGGTCGCGAAGCTGCTGCGGGCGCCGGTGGTGCTGGTGGTGGACGCGTCCTCGCAGTCGCGGTCGGTGGCGGCGCTGGTGCACGGTTTCGCGTCCTGGGATCCACAGGTGCGGATCGGGGGCGTGATTCTGAACAAGGTGGGGTCCAAGCGGCACGAGGAGCTGCTGCGGGAGGCGCTGGACGAGTCGGGGGTGCCGGTGCTGGGGGTGTTGCGGCGGGTGGCTGACGTCGCGTCGCCGTCGCGGCACCTGGGTCTTGTGCCGGTCGCGGAGAGGCGGGCGGACGCGGTGGCCGCGGTGGCGGCGATGGCGGAGGTGGTGCGGGCGGGGTGCGATCTGGAGGCGCTGCTCGCGCTTGCGCGGAGCGCGCCTGCGTTGCCGGACGCGCCGTGGGACCCGGGGGTCGCCTCCGGCGGGCTTGTTCCCCACCCCGCCCCTTCCCGTAGCTGGGGGCTCCGCCCCCAGACCCCCGCGCCTCAATCGCCGGAGGGGCTTGATTGTGCGGCCCGGCCGACATTTTCAGCCTCGCCGGCGTTTGAGGCGCGGGATCCGGGGCGGAGCCCCGGTTACGGGAAGGGGCGGGTAGGGGAACAGCGCCGCGGGCCACTCCTCGTCGCCGTCGCCGGCGGGCCCGCGTTCACGTTCTCCTATGCCGAGCACACCGAGCTGCTCGCCGCCGCCGGCGCGGAGGTCGTCACGTTCGACCCGCTCCGGGACGAGCAACTGCCCGACGGGACACGGGGGCTCGTCATAGGTGGCGGCTTTCCCGAGGTGTACGCGCCCGAGCTGTCCGCCAACGACGCGCTGCGCAAAGCCGTCGCCGAGCTGGCACACTCCGGCGCGCCGGTCGCCGCCGAGTGCGCCGGGCTGCTGTATCTCACACGCGCCCTGGACGGAATGCCGATGTGCGGTGTCCTGGACGCCGAGGCGCGGATGTCGCAGCGGCTCACACTCGGCTACCGGGAGGCTGTCGCGGTGAGCGACAGCGTTCTCGCGGCGGCCGGGACACGGCTGCATGGGCACGAGTTCCACCGCACGGTCATCGAGCCGGCCGCAGGGCCCGGCCCCGCGTGGGGGATGCACCTGCCCGGGCGGCGCGTGGAGGGATTCGTGCAACACGGCGTACATGCGAGCTATCTGCATACGCACTGGGCGGCCACGCCCAGCACGGCACGCAGATTCATTGAAAGGTGCGGGGCATGA
- the cobI gene encoding precorrin-2 C(20)-methyltransferase codes for MSSRLIGVGVGPGDPELVTVKGVRALREADAVVVPVMAGSDGTDGGEPGRAEATVLHYVGAEKVVRVVFALNERTDRGRREAAWDAAGKRVAELLRAHGSVAFATIGDPNVYSTFTYLAQTIAELVPGTAVETVPGITAMQDLAARSGAVLTEGTEPLTLVPVTAGAAVLKDALKGPGTVVAYKFGRLAAEVAVALRETGRTEGAVWGSALGLPEESIRPAAELAEGALPYLSTLIAPAPRDGGRGGKL; via the coding sequence ATGAGCAGCAGGCTGATCGGTGTCGGAGTCGGGCCCGGCGACCCGGAGTTGGTGACCGTGAAGGGCGTACGCGCGCTTCGTGAGGCCGATGCCGTCGTCGTACCTGTGATGGCCGGATCCGACGGAACAGATGGGGGTGAGCCCGGGCGCGCCGAGGCGACCGTCCTGCACTACGTGGGCGCGGAGAAGGTCGTACGCGTCGTCTTCGCGCTCAACGAGCGCACCGACCGTGGCCGTCGCGAGGCCGCCTGGGACGCCGCGGGCAAGCGTGTCGCCGAGCTGCTGCGCGCGCACGGGTCCGTCGCCTTCGCGACGATCGGCGATCCCAATGTGTACTCGACGTTCACCTATCTCGCACAGACCATCGCCGAACTGGTCCCGGGTACCGCCGTGGAGACCGTGCCCGGCATCACCGCCATGCAGGATCTGGCGGCCCGCAGCGGCGCCGTCCTCACCGAGGGCACCGAGCCGCTGACCCTGGTGCCGGTGACCGCTGGGGCCGCCGTGCTCAAGGACGCCCTGAAGGGACCCGGCACGGTCGTCGCCTACAAGTTCGGGCGGCTCGCCGCGGAGGTGGCCGTCGCACTGCGCGAGACGGGACGTACCGAGGGCGCGGTGTGGGGGTCGGCGCTCGGGCTGCCCGAGGAGTCGATCCGGCCGGCCGCGGAGCTTGCCGAGGGAGCGCTGCCGTACCTCTCGACGCTGATCGCGCCGGCGCCGCGCGACGGTGGCCGCGGAGGCAAGCTGTGA
- the cobM gene encoding precorrin-4 C(11)-methyltransferase: MADAATHGKVTFVGAGPGAADLLTFRAARAIADADIVIWAASLVQADVLDHAREGAEILDSAAMSLEDVVSVYERALDEGLRVARIHSGDPALWGGTQEQLDRCVDLGLEVEIVPGVSSFSAVAAIAQRELTIPEVAQSVILTRLGGGKTPMPPGEEVREFARHGTTMALFLSAARSGQLTQELLEGGYPTSTPVVIAYQATWPEELILRCTIGTLEETVKEHKLWKHTLFLVGPALAASGTRSHLYHPGHFHGFRKADPAARKALRAQGATP, translated from the coding sequence ATGGCCGATGCCGCCACCCACGGCAAGGTGACCTTTGTCGGCGCCGGCCCTGGCGCCGCCGATCTGCTGACGTTCCGCGCCGCGCGTGCCATCGCCGACGCCGACATCGTCATCTGGGCGGCGAGCCTGGTGCAGGCCGACGTCCTTGACCACGCCCGCGAGGGCGCCGAGATCCTCGACTCGGCGGCCATGTCACTGGAGGACGTCGTCTCCGTGTACGAGCGGGCGCTCGACGAGGGCCTGCGGGTCGCCAGGATCCACTCCGGCGACCCCGCCCTGTGGGGCGGCACGCAGGAGCAGCTCGACCGGTGTGTGGACCTCGGCCTGGAGGTCGAGATCGTGCCGGGCGTCTCGTCGTTCTCGGCCGTCGCCGCGATCGCTCAGCGCGAGCTGACGATCCCGGAGGTCGCGCAGTCCGTGATCCTGACCCGGCTCGGCGGCGGCAAGACACCGATGCCGCCGGGCGAGGAGGTACGGGAGTTCGCGCGGCACGGCACGACGATGGCGCTCTTCCTGTCGGCGGCGCGCTCGGGCCAGTTGACGCAGGAGCTGCTGGAGGGCGGCTATCCGACGAGCACGCCGGTGGTCATCGCGTACCAGGCGACCTGGCCGGAGGAGCTGATCCTGCGCTGCACGATCGGCACGCTGGAGGAGACGGTCAAGGAGCACAAGCTCTGGAAGCACACGCTGTTCCTGGTCGGTCCGGCGCTGGCGGCTTCCGGGACGCGCTCGCATCTGTACCACCCGGGGCACTTCCACGGCTTCCGGAAGGCCGACCCGGCCGCCCGCAAGGCGCTGCGCGCGCAGGGCGCGACGCCATGA
- the cbiE gene encoding precorrin-6y C5,15-methyltransferase (decarboxylating) subunit CbiE, protein MITVIGTGTGAPLSVRDAEALAAATLVVGARRHLTSACRAADVPADAQQLVLGPLAPALDVIGKKLACGAAGVVVLASGDPGFFGIVRALAERFGADALDVRPGAPSVAVAFARIGLPWDDAVVVSAHGRDLRTAVNVCRAHPKTAVLTGPGSGPAELGAELAYRAAERTLVVATALGDPEHERIERMSPAEAAARTWDAVSVVLCLDERRALSPAQRTVSVPIGPDRWALSEGEFEHRDSMITKFEVRALALARLGPRTGDLVWDIGAGSGSVAVECARFGAAVVAVEKTPDGVERIRVNAAAHGVDVRAVHGAAPTVLSHLADPDAVFIGGGGAELPAIVTACARRARRTVVVALAALDRVAAVRGALAAAGFVSEGVLLHSSRLAPLPGDVTRLASANPVFLLWGDRPADSVNEGAIQ, encoded by the coding sequence ATGATCACGGTCATCGGTACGGGGACGGGCGCGCCGCTCTCCGTACGCGACGCCGAGGCGCTCGCCGCGGCCACGCTGGTGGTGGGTGCCCGGCGGCATCTGACGTCGGCGTGCCGTGCGGCCGATGTGCCCGCCGACGCGCAACAGCTGGTGCTGGGGCCGCTCGCGCCGGCGCTCGACGTGATCGGGAAGAAGCTGGCCTGCGGCGCGGCCGGGGTGGTGGTGCTGGCCTCGGGCGACCCCGGATTCTTCGGGATCGTACGGGCGTTGGCCGAGCGGTTCGGCGCCGACGCGCTGGACGTACGGCCGGGGGCGCCGTCGGTGGCGGTCGCCTTCGCGCGGATCGGGCTGCCGTGGGACGACGCGGTTGTCGTCAGTGCGCACGGCCGTGATCTGCGGACCGCGGTCAATGTGTGCCGTGCGCATCCCAAGACTGCTGTGCTGACCGGTCCCGGCTCGGGGCCCGCGGAGCTGGGCGCCGAGCTGGCGTACCGGGCCGCGGAGCGGACGCTGGTGGTGGCGACGGCGCTCGGCGACCCGGAGCACGAGCGGATCGAGCGGATGTCGCCCGCGGAGGCGGCGGCGCGTACGTGGGACGCGGTGAGCGTGGTGCTCTGCCTGGACGAGCGGCGGGCGCTGTCGCCGGCGCAGCGGACGGTCTCGGTGCCCATCGGTCCGGACCGGTGGGCGCTGTCCGAGGGAGAGTTCGAGCACCGCGACTCGATGATCACCAAGTTCGAGGTACGGGCGCTGGCGCTGGCGCGCCTCGGGCCGCGTACAGGCGATCTCGTGTGGGACATCGGCGCGGGGTCCGGTTCGGTGGCAGTGGAGTGCGCGCGGTTCGGCGCGGCCGTGGTGGCCGTGGAGAAGACCCCCGACGGCGTGGAGCGGATCCGCGTGAACGCGGCCGCGCACGGTGTGGACGTACGGGCCGTGCACGGCGCGGCACCGACGGTGCTCTCCCATCTGGCGGACCCTGACGCGGTGTTCATCGGCGGGGGCGGCGCGGAGCTGCCCGCGATCGTCACCGCGTGCGCGCGGCGGGCCCGGCGCACGGTGGTCGTCGCGCTGGCCGCGCTGGACCGGGTGGCTGCGGTACGCGGCGCGCTGGCCGCCGCCGGGTTCGTGTCCGAGGGCGTACTGCTGCACTCGTCACGGCTGGCCCCGCTGCCCGGAGATGTGACACGGCTGGCGTCCGCCAACCCCGTATTCCTGCTGTGGGGCGACCGCCCCGCGGATTCGGTGAACGAAGGAGCAATTCAGTGA